From Oreochromis niloticus isolate F11D_XX linkage group LG15, O_niloticus_UMD_NMBU, whole genome shotgun sequence:
TTTTAGGTATTATACTCCATGTGAGATTACATAAACTAATATTTAGttagtaagaaaataaaattaaaagaaagcagATGGGAGTACCTGATGGGGTTCATGTCTGGTCTGCTGGGTTTAGCCACCGCCTTCACAAACTTCTCAGCCATCTGGATCCTGGAAACATAACAAACATCATTTAGCAGATACAATGAAGATTATCTGAAACtattacaatataaaaatgaatatacAGGGAATATTTTACTAGTCTTTTTAAtgattttctacttttttctcaTACAAAGACCCATTTTTAAGCTAGAGGATAAAAATGTCTCACCGCTGGTTGAAGTGCTGATCTCTTACATCAGTGCCGTTCAGTATTAGTGCATCCATTACATGAACTGCGTTGATTCTGCGCTGAGCTTTGCCCTGAGGACCGAAGGGAGAGTGTAACACAGCTCAGAAAGCATCCTACTCAGCTGCGCATAAACCGCAATGCAAGTCACGCATTCTGATTGAGGCTAGCTGTAAAAGGTCTATaccttaaaaaatgtttaaacagaAAATTTGAGTCCAAGAGGATCAGAATAATAAGTGATAAGAAAACCTGAGTCTGTCACAGAGTTTTAGTCCATTCTCTCACCTCGCCCTTTAGTTCTTGGACAATCTCTACACTTAGAAGTGTATCTCTTGGCAGCTCCAGCTTGAAATTCTCCATTTTCCTCCAGCGCACAGGCATTTTCCCATCCCAGGTGTAAATCTGAGACTTCTGCAAAAGTCATCGGAAACCAGGTTTGATCAAAGTCGCGCAGACAGTAAAGTCTCTGGGGTAGTTATAGCGTTCAATCAaaacaaagagcaaacacaACAGAATTTATGACGCTGCTGGCTCATTGTATGCTGACAAAACAGCTCAAATATGCACTCTGAAGGCACTCCATGGTCTCCGGCTTTAATACAGATCCTTTCAAGTCCCCTTCAGGTTTTGAACTGCAGTGAATCAAACTCGTTCTGGCACATCCATCAAACCCTGCCTCAATATGCGACATGACAGTTTCCTCCTCCATCCAACGCATTAACTACCAGGAATTCACTGCTGACCTTTAGCCATGccttatttttaataataatattacatGTTTCAGTCATTACTTCCGCCAACAAGGTTGTGTTTTTGGTAGTGTTTGTGCGAGTGTGTCATTCTTTCTGCCTGAAGTAATGCTGATAAAACTGTAGGAGTGTAGAGTGGGATCGTGTTAACAATGTATTAAAATTTAGCTTATATCCACCGAGGTCTTCAAGGTCATCTTAACCATTTACTGGAACTAACAAAAAGCCTTATGAGttagaaactatgattcttacaagtgttgtgtgtgttgacaacatacagaaaatacaaTACTATTCCCTTAGCACTAAATACAGCCCACAGATGGAGCTGCCTTGGTGGAGGTTTGAGGTCTTGGAGTGCTTcctgttatgttttgttttccgTGTCACACAAAGCACAAGTTTAAGACCCACATTTTTTCATCCAACTCACCCCCAGCGCTAGAAGAAAGATCTGCTCTCCACCTCCCACAATGCACCTGTAGTCCAGGACATGGCGCAACTTTTCAAGTGTGGTGGAGTTGAGAGGAGTCGGCTTACACTGGAACGACTCCACGTCTGGGCTCTGATATGAAGCAGAACAAGAGCAGAAAGTGAGACACATTCAGAAGTTTAATGAGCCTATTTATAACACTGTTTCATATGAAAAAATCATTTGtcttttaattattaattagttTCTACCGTCTATATGGCAGAGCTCATTTATCAGCGCTGTACAGTACCCAGTAGGATTTGCTTTAAACCCAAATTTATTAACTGACCTTAATCAGCTCATAGAATTTTGACTTTGGGTCTGACGAAGTAGGAGCGACTCTGGCCTTGTCTGGGACCTAAAAATtgacataaataaacataaagtgTACATAAaaacttgtatttttttctattcatTCTTTCAAAATTCTCTTTCAGTTTGGTATGTATATCGGCTTCTGTACTCACTCCCCAGAGCTTCAAACACTCCTTCCTGATGTCAGCTTGCCTCGTCTCTGAGAGATTCCTAGGGGCAGTGTAACCCAGTCAGTTTCCAGACAAAAACACCATGTTAAACACGTGGTTATAGTGCAGCAAAGATAAATGTTCAACAGTGGTTACTCACGAGTCTACAACAAAAGCGTGGATCTTAGCCAAGGCCTTGATCTGGACTGCACAAAGGCTGAAGAGACAATTAAACACCATCTTTGTCAGTCTCTGTGTTTGATAAGCAGTGATTGAAGGCTTTGTGGATACTGAGTATTTCTACCTCTCATTGGAGTTGACCATAAACTGGTAGAAGTCAGTGTCATCCTTGATGATATTCAGCGGAACCACCTCTGTAACGTCTCTGTCCGTGTTCCTCAGCTGGTTCAGCTTCAGGTTGACTCTGAACATGTATTCCCTGACTGCGTCTGAGCCAGGTTTCAGGCCACGGCACACAATGTACCTGTGGATGACAATGTGAGAATAAACCCCCTAATAAATCCAATATTGGATCTATAGATCATCCTACTTTCCCCGCAGCAGGCTGAGAGATTTAATCTGCAGCAGTTTAGACTTGCAGCACAATTTACCATGGCGATCTATCCCTATAAGCCCATCTTGGTGAATGGGATGCCACAAAAGCTCCTTAAGTGTAGCGTGTAGGTGGCAGAAAATGTAGCTATTTTACAAACACACTCTGATCGTATTCTCACATGTACAACGACACATTATAACATGGGCTCACCTCTCAGAGTTTGCAGGCCTGCTGGTGACAGGTTTGAAGAGCGAGATCCTCTCGAAGCAGAGGTAGAGCAGGTACACCAAACCCACGCTGAAGGGAGTGAAGAGGTCAAAAGTCTTACAGACAAAATGGCCACCTAGGGGAGAGAAAGTGAGACTTAAGCTGTGTCCAAagtcataggctgcatcctcctgaggacctgtccttcgcggtctacgtgagCCGGGTCCTTCGAGGACCAAGAAGGccagaagtgcgaggctgtgaaatgggacggtgtagccttcagatttgcgtcaccgctgtttcggaggagtttaataaactcagccgtctgctccttgctatctaaaatataacagctggtgtaaattctcgaccatctcacacttctgtttaatcagttttttgtttgacgtttattcagctgtgtaaaaaccccggaggaacccacccgagggattaataaagttatttaatctaatccaatctaataactttgatctcagacaaaccgatttactcaggaacaaataaaacactgaaaaaagcccaacaataacatttttaagttatccgagcgacttatatatcatgtttagcctgagtagcgaaagaccgcgggggCCTGAAAACAATGAAGCCGGGAGTCTGCTGTTCTCGCAGGCTCaagtgaccattgaaccccccggctagctatcgagcggttcgggtaacagacgtctccgaaaacgttccagcacttttgcaaatatgtgatgtcttgataaaccaagcagatatttgaagtttacacagctacattctcgcctgaaaatatcttaaaagtatattttgtgacccagaaagattaataagattaagattaaaacttagtagcggccgccattgttggaaactggaattggctgggctgcgctatgaattctgggatatggtgggccacgaaagatacacccgacccatccttcaaatctggggaaaaggaggatgcaTTTGTTGGCCggattcggaggagtctacaaattgggacagccttcttCACGTCGTTGTGATGTAACCGGTCTACAAATgcagcctcaggaggatgcagcctatgttttgggacacagctataaTGTGGGGATATAAACATACTGCACATGCGCACTGTACTGTGACAGGTGGTTAAAGAGAAAGTTTAGGAACACTAGTGAGTGTGTCAATTTACAAGCGTTTAAAGAGACATGCATACCCGTCCTGAGTGTAGAAATTGCAGTGAGGAATTGACAAAGCAGCAGCTGTTTGCTCAGGATCTCCTGGAGGTTCTCTTGGCCTTCCACGGAGAAGCCCTGGGAAAAAACAGAGACCATACTGAAACTGATCCAAACATTAAGCCACAGGAACCTTTTGTGAAGTTTGTCCACCTTTATTTTATCCTCATATCCTACAAATATTACTCTTACCCCATCTGCCATGAGGAAATGAAGCCCTCTCCTCTCCGTGCTCTCCATGACAAAGTTTCGGAAGGCAGTCACATTTTCAGGCCGAGTGATGTCACCGTCACCATCCACGCCTCCCTCACCTGGGACACAGGGAGGTGAAGATTTCACTGAATCATTCATCACTGGAAACACAAAGCCGTGTCTCTTGTCCCCTGGGTGTGACGTGCGTCTTTTGTAAACGTACCATAATAAGGCTCGAACAGCTCGCTCGGTGCTGCATAAAAATCTTCCAGCTTGAAGTCGCAGGGTCCTTTCAGCGTCATGCCAAAGCCCTTGGCATGCCAGCGTCTTCTCCACAGCACATATTCTGAAAAGCCTCCAGGTCCTGCGCACACATCACCAAAGTAAAGAAGCTCGCCCTCGCGGTCCTTCGTCAGAGGTCTCTGCATAATGAGACAGAAGCTTTACGTCACCATCTGTTTATATGGAACTTTGTGCTGTGATACAACAAAAAAAGTTCAGTATTAATTAGCTGACCCACTCACCCCTTGGGAATCCTTTGGGTTGGTGAACATATGGTCGAAACAGTAGTCCAAGTTGGCCATTTTCATAGCTGCTCTAAATACACAACGCACATAATACATCTCGTCATTGTCTTTAAATGACTGTCAGGCCATAGAATACtgtgcaaaatttaaaaaatgtaaaaagcaacCTAAATTAATACTCACAGCAGCAAACTACtattaaaaaaggaaatgactTATATATTACTGACACTGGCTACTCATCCTTCCTGTTTTTTACTACCCAAAGACTGACCTGTTGAGAAAGATACCTCCTCTAATAGTCTCATAAGGGTTGGAGCGTGTCCGCGCTCTCCTCATCTCCTCGCCCTCCAGGTCATCAAATACTGACTAAACATCACAGAGGCGCAGTGATTACACAGCTGAGAAATATGTAAACTTGTGTAATCTATGATCCTTCCATCATTTTTTTCCCGGTGTACACTTGCCACAATTTAAATACATTGTGGGAATAAATTTAACAGGAGCAAATTCTTGATGTAACTCACTTTGCATCGTAGAAGAGTGTGCAAAAGATCTTCTGTGCAAAACTCAGTCTCATCCTCAATTTTAAGTTTTCTCTGTCCAGAGTGAAAATCAGGAATTATACAAATAGCCTGCAAAAGCGATGCATGCATATCTGTAAGTGAGAATCTGAGTTTCTGGTTTTACCGGTCCCTGGATCATCCAGTCGCTAAGCTCATCAGCGTCTGGGATCTCTGTGGTGCACTCTGGGAAAAAATCAACCTTTTCGACAGCACTGGGCTGTGCAGACAAACaggaaaagagacaaaacagaGATCAAGGGACAGTTGATTGATCATTCACATATATTATTTCAAACCtgaagattaaaaaacacaaatgccAAAAAGGACTACTGCCTACCTCGGGTTCATCGCGCCAGTCAACATTAAGTTCTCCCTGGAAACCCTGCAGCGTGAGACCCAGACCTCTTCTCCCTCGCTGAGTAGAAGCCTCCACGATCTCCTTGCGTCCTTGGTTAAACTTACCCAAACCCTCGCCCTCTCTGAAGCCCATTTTGGCCTGAAAGTGTAAGAAgtagcaac
This genomic window contains:
- the cmtr1 gene encoding cap-specific mRNA (nucleoside-2'-O-)-methyltransferase 1, giving the protein MKRRADVSFASLHGTKRHRDDSSSDDESRLSRQDSSQNDSLSDQEDQRPGFSMPSISSSSSSFDTQDNDAPSQAASKFAMYNSVSQKLMAKMGFREGEGLGKFNQGRKEIVEASTQRGRRGLGLTLQGFQGELNVDWRDEPEPSAVEKVDFFPECTTEIPDADELSDWMIQGPRKLKIEDETEFCTEDLLHTLLRCKSVFDDLEGEEMRRARTRSNPYETIRGGIFLNRAAMKMANLDYCFDHMFTNPKDSQGRPLTKDREGELLYFGDVCAGPGGFSEYVLWRRRWHAKGFGMTLKGPCDFKLEDFYAAPSELFEPYYGEGGVDGDGDITRPENVTAFRNFVMESTERRGLHFLMADGGFSVEGQENLQEILSKQLLLCQFLTAISTLRTGGHFVCKTFDLFTPFSVGLVYLLYLCFERISLFKPVTSRPANSERYIVCRGLKPGSDAVREYMFRVNLKLNQLRNTDRDVTEVVPLNIIKDDTDFYQFMVNSNESLCAVQIKALAKIHAFVVDSNLSETRQADIRKECLKLWGVPDKARVAPTSSDPKSKFYELIKSPDVESFQCKPTPLNSTTLEKLRHVLDYRCIVGGGEQIFLLALGKSQIYTWDGKMPVRWRKMENFKLELPRDTLLSVEIVQELKGEGKAQRRINAVHVMDALILNGTDVRDQHFNQRIQMAEKFVKAVAKPSRPDMNPIRVKEVYRLEEMEKIFVRLEMKVTKSSGGVPRLSYTGRDDRHFLPTGLYIIKTVNEPWTMAYSKNSKMKFFYNKITKESTYAMPPNSAAPFHVCHSERLFWAWVDGVIVHDSQTRVDPEKLSKGDVLDFIHQHYQP